Proteins from a genomic interval of Lolium perenne isolate Kyuss_39 chromosome 1, Kyuss_2.0, whole genome shotgun sequence:
- the LOC127345247 gene encoding glutamate--cysteine ligase A, chloroplastic: MAVASRLAVARVVSPDGGAGSGRRGRSRFAAAAARRGRRRGGAVAASPPTEEVAQMTEPLTKDDLVAYLASGCKPKENWRIGTEHEKFGFDVETLRPITYDQISGILNGLSERFEWDKIMEEGHVIGLKQGKQNISLEPGGQFELSGAPLETLHQTCAEVNSHLYQVKAVGEEMGVGFLGLGFQPKWPLSEIPIMPKGRYEIMRNYMPKVGSLGLDMMFRTCTVQVNLDFSSEQDMISKFRASLALQPIATAIFANSPFKEGKPNGFLSLRSHIWTDTDNNRSGMLPFVFDNSFGFEQYVDYALDVPMYFVYRNKKYLDCTGMSFRDFMVGKLPQVPGELPTLNDWENHLTTIFPEVRLKRYIEMRGADGGPWRRLCALPAFWVGLLYDEESLQSILDMTADWTKEEREMLRRKVPVTGLKTPFRDGYVRDLAEDILQLAKNGLERRGYKEVGFLREVDEVVRTGVTPAERLLNLYETKWNRSVDPVFEELLY, encoded by the exons atggcggtggcgtcgcgGCTGGCGGTGGCGCGGGTGGTCTCGCCGGACGGCGGCGCGGGGAGCGGGAGAAGGGGGCGGTCGAGgtttgcggcggcggcggcgaggagggggAGGAGGCGCGGCGGGGCCGTGGCGGCCAGCCCCCCCACGGAGGAGGTGGCGCAGATGACGGAGCCGCTCACCAAGGACGACCTCGTCGCGTACCTCGCCTCCGGGTGCAAGCCCAAGGAGAACTGGAG AATCGGCACAGAACATGAAAAGTTTGGTTTCGATGTTGAAACATTGCGCCCTATAACGTATGATCAGATCAGTGGCATACTGAATGGGTTGTCTGAGAGATTCGAGTGGGACAAGATAATGGAAGAAGGCCATGTTATTGGTCTCAAGCAG GGAAAGCAAAACATTTCACTAGAACCCGGAGGCCAGTTTGAACTTAGCGGCGCTCCTCTTGAAACGTTGCATCAAACTTGTGCAGAGGTCAATTCACATCTTTATCAG GTCAAAGCAGTTGGTGAGGAAATGGGTGTTGGATTTCTTGGACTTGGTTTTCAGCCAAAATGGCCACTGAGTGAGATACCAATAATGCCCAAG GGAAGGTACGAAATTATGAGAAATTACATGCCTAAAGTTGGTTCTCTTGGCCTTGATATGATGTTCCGCACATGCACTGTGCAG GTTAATCTCGACTTCAGTTCAGAGCAAGATATGATAAGCAAATTCCGTGCTAGCCTCGCATTGCAGCCT ATCGCGACAGCAATATTTGCAAACTCTCCCTTCAAAGAAGGAAAACCAAATGGGTTTCTCAGTTTAAGAAG CCATATCTGGACTGATACTGATAACAACCGCTCGGGGATGCTTCCTTTTGTTTTTGATAACTCATTTGG ATTCGAGCAATACGTGGACTATGCATTAGATGTCCCAATGTATTTTGTATACCGGAACAAGAAATACCTTGACTGTACCGGAATGTCATTTCGG GATTTTATGGTAGGAAAGCTCCCACAGGTTCCAGGGGAGTTGCCCACTTTGAACGACTGGGAGAACCATCTAACAACAATTTTTCCTGAG GTTAGGTTGAAGAGATACATCGAGATGAGAGGTGCTGATGGTGGCCCATGGAGGAGATTGTGTGCCTTGCCTGCATTTTGG GTCGGGTTGCTGTATGATGAGGAGTCACTACAAAGCATTTTGGACATGACTGCTGATTGGACAAAGGAAGAAAGAGAGATGTTAAGACGGAAG GTGCCAGTAACTGGTTTGAAAACACCATTCCGTGATGGCTATGTAAGAGATTTAGCTGAAGATATTCTCCAGTTGGCTAAG AATGGACTAGAAAGAAGAGGATACAAGGAGGTTGGTTTCTTGAGAGAGGTTGACGAAGTGGTTAGAACAG GTGTGACACCTGCTGAGAGGCTTCTTAACCTGTACGAGACGAAGTGGAACCGAAGCGTGGACCCTGTATTCGAGGAATTGTTATACTGA